The sequence below is a genomic window from Desulfobulbus oligotrophicus.
ACCGAGTTTTTTTATTGCGGCTGCCATAGTTGCTCCGGAATTCCCGGCAGATACAACTGCATCAGCTTCACCATTTTTCACCAGCTCGAAGCCGACCATAATGGTCGCCTCTTTTTTTCGACGAATCGCCTCAACCGGAGATTCATCCATAGTGATAACGTCTGATGCGTGGTGAATGGTAATTCGATTAATTACCTCAGGAGATCCGGACGAACTGTCGACAAGCTGCTGTTCCAGATGAACCCGGGGACCGACAAGAATGACATGGAGATCATTGTTTTTCCGAACCGCGGCGAGAGCACCCTGGACCGCCATTACCGTCCCCAGGTCGCCACCCATGGCGTCAAGGGCTATTCTCACAGTACCGCCTAGTTGATATCTTCCTCAAACTGAATGACGTTGCGACCTTTATACATACCGCATCCGCCACACAACTGATGTCGCATTTTCGGTTCACCACACTCCGGACACAAACCAACACCCGGTTTAATCAAAGCATCGTGTGAGCGTCGAAGCCGTGTTCGTGAATGAGAGTGCCTGCGTTTTGGTAAAGCCATTTTATATGTCCTCTTCTTGTCTGTATATGCGGGCGATTCATTATCATCAGCCTGATAAAGCCCGCATACCCACGGTTAATGTTATTTTTTTATATGTGTCAGTATTGCAAATGGCGACTTTGAATGCTCGCGGTCACATTTGCACAAAACCTGGTTACGATTGCCGCCACACCAGGCACAAATCCCTTTACACTCTTCCGAACACAGTTTTTTCATGGGCACCATCAAAAATAACTGCTGACGAACAGCCTCGTTGAGATCAATAACCGGTTCATCTAAGATAATTGTATCAACAGCCGTTATCTTACCTTCCAGGTCCCGCAATCGCCACGATGCATCTGTCTCATACTCAAAAAGCAGCTGCAGTGCTGTATCCACCTTCAGTTCATACAAAGCTAAACAACGATCACAGTCCAGCTGAAGGATAACAGCGAGTCGTCCCTGCAACTCCGCTTTGTTCTCTCCCTTACGTTTTAACATCCCTGTCACATGCAGGGACTCCGGCATTGCCACAACCTCGGACATCCCGTCAAATCCCTTAACACTACGCATTTCGATGTGACTGCCGCCAGGAGGGATTTCACTTAATCGAACCAACATTTCACTACCCCAGCCAATGCTCTCTCGATTTTTGTAAAACAAAAGATTATATCAGGAAAAGAACTGTTCGCCAAGTAAAAAGAAGAATGCATGGGGCTGGGAGGAGATGTCGGCTGTATCTGTCAAACCTGGAACACCCGCGTGTCTACCTGTATGACTGCAGATGTACATCACGCATTGTGCGAGATAGCGCGGATATACGATCAGGAAACCTTGTTCTCCTGTTCCAGTTCAACAATTTTTTTCCGAAGTTGATCTGTTAAACCCGAATACCCATCTTTCCGTAAAATTTCCCTGAACTGCTCCATATAGTTGCGGACGAGACTGACTCCTTCGACGATCACATCATAGGCCATCCATTCATTGCCGCGCAAAGTCATTATATAGGCAACTGGAATCGTTTTTTGCTTATCAACGAGCAGGGTTTGCACTTCTGCACGTTGCCCTTTGATTCGCTGTTGAGTAAACTCCACTTCCTGGCCTGAATAATCGTCTATTCTATCCACATAAACGTACTGCAACAGCTGAGTGAACAGCGATTCAAACTCGTCCTGCTCGCTGGGAGACAAGTCTCGCCAATATTGGCCAATGACTCGCTTACTCATCTCTCTGAAATCAAAACGTTCCCGGACAACACTGATCACACGACGACTCTTCTCCCGTTTCGACAACGTCTTGAGATCGGGATCTGCAAGTGTTGCGGTCACCTTTGCGATAAATGGTCGGAACTGTTCAGTGGGGTCCGGCGTGGCAGACGCAGCAGTTTGAATACCAAAAATACCGGCAATGAAAAGAAAACAGACTGTAAAAATAAACAATTTTATCCGACTGATATACATACCATTATCCGTGAGATATATGAGCTGAGGCTTTACTGATGGGTGTGATCAAACTGTTTAGCCCGGATTTGAAAATAACCGTTCCGGAAAGCGATGTATGGATCAAAGCTCAATGATTTGGCATCTTCATATTCACCGAGGTGCAGCGACGTATAGTTTACAGAACGCACACCATGTGCGGCCGCTGTGGTTAAAACATCATCATTCCAGGGAGTATGGGTTGTCATTGCAAACCCGTCACCTACAGTTCCCGTCAGATCCCGGAGTGTTGAAGGGCCCAGCAGGGGGACTACCAGATAAAAACCATCCCCCACTCCCCACACTGAAAACGTTTCACCAAGCGAAGCATACACCGGGCTCATTTTAAATTCATGTGCCGCTGGATCCGCCAGACCAAAAACCCCGCAGATACTGTTGATGACAAATCGTCCCAGTGTTCGGCCGGCATCATGCACCCGACCCTGCAACAGGCAGTTTACAGCCCGGACCGGCTCGCCCAGGTTATAAAAAAAATTACTGACACATTGACGGATATCTGAGGGTAGCACCTTGCTGTATCCGGTGGACACCGGTTCAAGGACCCACACGTACACCTTGTCATTGACGTTAAAAAAGAATCTGTTGACCGGTTCAAGAGGGTCGCTCACTGATGACGGTTCATAGCTCTCGTCATCAAGATAATCCACCTCCTGCCCCCAGGATATTCCATGACAAAAGACAAGTACGAGGACAAAAACGTACCGTGAAAATGTCTGACAACTCTTTCTCAGAATCATAAGATATCGGTGATTATTTATCTACCTGACCAAAGGCAAACTTAGAGATGAGTGACTCAAGATCAACAGCAGACTCAGTATCGACAACTGTATCTTCAGGTTTATACAGTTCTGAATCACCTCCCAGGGTAATCTGAATAATTTTATCACCTATGATTCCTTGAGATTTTACTGAAGCCACCGAGTCCACAGGGACAGTCACACTTCGATCAAGCTGCATGCCGACCACGGCCAGACTGTCTTCGTTCAGCTTAAGATGCCGCACCTTTCCAATTGTTACCCCTGCTATCTGAACATCAGCTCCGACTTTCACACCGGAGATGTTGTTGAACTCTGCATTGAGAATATAACTTTTTGACTCAGTCACCCACGGCACTTCCCCAAGTTGCAATGCCAACCATCCTAAAGCCAAAAAGCCGATAATTAAAAAACTACCAACCAATATTTCAATACGGGCGCTCCCCATTGCTTTATCTCCTTGATCAAGCAGCTTACTGCCCCATCACCATTCGGGCAAATTCACGAATTTCCGGCTTGGAAGAGCAGGAAATCTGTGTTGCATCTGCAAAAACATCCAACTCACCTTTATTAACCAGAATAATTTGATCAGCAAGGGTAAAAATCTGTGGAATATCGTGACTGACGATGACCGCCGTATATCCTAAGTGTTGCTGCGTTGTCGTAAACAGTTCATAGATCTCTTTAGTCATCACAGGATCAAGTCCTGTCGTCGGTTCGTCGAAAAGCACAATCTTGGGATCAAGTTGTAACGCTCGCGCCAAACCGACCCGTTTCTTCATCCCCCCGCTTAACTGAGCCGGGTACTTATCTTCATGCCCAGCCAGTTCCAACTGTTCAAGGGTAGCCGCCACCTTGGTATAAATTTCATCATCTGTCAGTTTTGTTCGCTCTCGTAACGGCAGGGCAATATTTTCGAAAACGGTCAATGAATCAAACAGGGCTCCACCTTGAAACAACACTCCAAACAGCATGCGTACCTCTTGAAGCGCTTTATACCTCATGGTGCCCACATCTTGATTGCCCACCAGAACCTGTCCGGAGTCGGGTCGCAACAACCCTAATATCAACTTCAGGATAACACTTTTCCCCTGGCCGCTTCCTCCCGCAATCACGGTGGTTTTTCCTTTGGGTATAGAAAAACTGGCGTGCTCTAACACACGATGTCGTTTACTCCGTGTGTCAAAAGATTTACAAACATCAACAAATCGGATAGCCGACTCATGATGCTCTCTAATATCCGTATTCACAGTAAAATTGCTGTTAAGAGATAATCAAAAATGAGTACTGCTATAGAGGATAAAACGACGGCCTGGGTCGTGACCTTGCTCACACTTTCCGCACCGAAACCAGCCCCGCGGATTTTCTGCACAAAATAGCCTCGGCCGGTACAGATCCAGACCACAAGCAAGCCAAATACAAAAGATTTTATAACACCCAGTCGTATGTCATGGTTGGTCACACTCTGTTCCATTCCCGAAAAAAATGAACCACTGTTAACACCCATTAATTTGACTCCGGCCAAATATCCTCCCATGATGCCGACGACATCAAAAAGAGCTGTCAGGAGGGGGACCGAAATAAGAGCAGCTAAAAATTTAGGTGAGATAAGGTAACGAAAAGGGTCAATGGCCATACATTCCAAAGCATCAATCTGTTCAGATATGCGCATTATACCTATTTCTGCACACATGGCGGAACCAGCGCGACCAGCCACCATCAGCGCTGTCAGTACCGGGCCGAGTTCCATGATCAGAGTGAGTGAAACAGCCGATCCAAGCATACCCTCAGCCCCGAATTTATGGAGTGAATAGTACCCCTGTAAACCCAACACCATCCCGGAGGACAGAGCGGTGAAAAAAATAACTGTGACTGATCCGGCACCAATAAAACCGAGCTGCTTGATCATCTCTCTGAAACGAAACGGTTGCTTCAGTAGACCGACCAGAGCAAAAAATAAAAAAATACCCATTCGGCCCAGATCGGTCAACACGTACAACGTTCGATCGCCCAAGGCTCCCAAGAAGCGAAGCGGGGCCGGCTGCTGATGCGTTTGGTTGACTTCCAATCAACAAATCTCCCTGTTACTTGCTCTTACCGGATGATACGAAGCAGCAACATCCATGTGCAAGAACAAAATGAAAAGACTGTACACCCCTTTATGCAACTTACCGAGCTGGAGTGAATTTTGAGGTAAAATCCTCAAGAAAATGTTCAGCCACACCAATGGGATCGTCTGAGGAATACAGGACCATGGTTTGTAAAAACATAAAGCTGTCGTCTTCCATATGGGTAAACTGCACCCCTGCCCCACCAGCATCTTTTCTGCATGTTCTTGCAAGGATTGTGAGTATCAAGCTGGATTTGCAGCCGGTTTCATACAGTTCCAGACGGAGATCCTCTCCTGTGGGAAGATCACAGGCTTCTTCTAAATACAACCCACTCAGGCTTAAGTTCCGTGCTCTGAATCGACCCTGCAACTGATCTTTAACGTAAACTTTAACGCTACGGGTAAAAATAACTCTTGGATGTCTGCGCTTTTCCGGAGAAAAGGCCAAGGCGCCTATGGTTGTCATCTTGATACTCGAATAAGAACTGATCAATGAAGTAGCCTGTAGTATCGCATTCCAATAAAATTATCGCAAGCAGTAATTCTCCTGGTATAACTCAGGCAGATGAAGACCCGTCAGCCCCGGCACAGAGCAAAAAGCCGGGGTGAAATCATCACCCCGGCTTATTCACCGTAACGTCTATGCAAAAAAACTCACAGACTAAACATCAGCTCAACTCTGCAACAATCAATATACACCTAAAAGGTTAAGTGCCAATAAAAGCAGTCCAATGCAGGCAATTCGCTTCACCACCAGTGGACTGACCCGCTTGGCAATCTGTGGAGCTAAATAACCGCCCAGAATCGCTGCGGGAAACATGGCCAGAAAAAAGTAGAGGTCAAAGTTACCAAACTGGTAATGACGCATGGTGCTGATTGAGGTGTTGAAAAAGATGGCAAGCAATGAGCTGCCGACAACCAGATACATAGGTAGACGCAAGGCAACGGTCATCAGCGGCACCATGAAAGGACCGCCGCCAAAGCCGAACATCGAGGACATGATGGCAATTAAAAAACCGCCGATACAACCAACCACCATGTTTACTTTAAATTCTTGTCCCCAAAATTCTATTTTCATACTCACTTCCTCCTCGAGCGGATTGCTTATTTTTTACCTTGAGCAGCTTCTTCAGCACGTTTCTTGAATTCTTTAAGGATAGCCTGTTCTTTCTTGTTCTTTGCCAGATAACCAGGCGTGGTCTGCCAGAACATCAGTACCGCGAGAACAATAAGGATCCATCCAAAAGCAAACTTAAACTGATCCAAAGTAATCATTTCAGTTAACTTCGGACCTATAAATCCACCGAGAAGCATAGCCGCTCCAATGCTGCAGCCAAGTTTCCAGTTAATAAATTTTATTTTAGAATAGTTATAAATACCGCTGCCCTGTGAGAAAAGAACAGTAGGCGTAACGGTACCGGCAACAATTGTGTGCGGCAGGGCCGGAAAAAGTGTCAGCAGGAGAGGGTTCATGATAAAACCACCACCAGCACCCATAAGAACGCCAAAGATGGCGACTACCAGGGTCAAGAAAAACGGATAAAAAATGTTGAGGCTGGTTCCGGCGTTACCCAGGTAAACATTGGGAAAATCAATTTTATTCTCAAAGGTAACAGCTTCGCTCTTGGCATTTTTATCAGCCACTGCGACAATCTTGTACTGGCCTGGGGCCAATCCTTTACGAACGTTGATATCAGCTGTGTAAGAACCGTCCGGCTTAAGATCAATCACAGCGGCAAAAACGTTGTCAATCTTGCGAAAACGAGCCTTGACCAGCTGCATGGATCGTTTGTTATTTTCTTTAGCATCAAGGGCGGGGAGCAGATCACCGCGGCTACCGATGATACTGGCCATCAAGGTTGACTGGTAGCTGTCGATCTTGGCCTTTGCCGGTACAGAGTATGCCCCTTCAGCACCGAGGCTCTTGAGCAGTTCCGAATAACTCCATTTATTCTTTTTCTTGGCTTCTTCATCGATCTTTGCCTGCAAATCCTTGGATACAAAAATTTTATAATACGCAGGCATCTCGCTGGTTATATAAAATTTATAAGGTCGCACACCGGTCTCTTTGTCCGGATCTGCATCAAAACGGTTGGCCCGCACCATATGATCGGCAGCATAGACCTCCAGATAAACCGGCTTGCCGGCAGGTACCTGACCACTGACCTTAATGGTTCCGCCATTATTAATCTGTGCTTTGTCAATGGTTATGGTCGGTGCATCCAGCACCGCCGATTGTCCGGATGCCTGAGAGGTGTCTTCGACGCCGCAGGCGACGTTAACACCGGCAAACATTACCATTGCCGCAACAAGCCATGGCATTATTCCTGTTTTTTTCTTCATACTCGCGTCTCCTTTGAGTCTGTTTGCTGAGGTCAGCTTGTAACCTCCACCACAAACGGTAAACATAATCCCATACCACTCGGATCATTAAACCCGATAAAAACCTATAATTCACATGCATTTACTGCAACAAAAAATCTTCTCATCCCTGTGTATCCCTGCAGCCCTCCTTAACGCCGGTCTTCAGCGTCTTTTGAATTTTGTGTCAACGATAGTATTTTACGTTCACCGGCGTAATCCTGATCGGTAAAACCGGTCATTGATACCATCTTACTGGTTAACTCCCCAATCTGTTTTAAGTTACGAACGATAACTTCCAGCTCTTCGCGCTCTTCAGGCAGCTGAAGCTCTTCGGCCAGAAGTTCCGCAGTTCCTAAAGCGGCAAACAGGGGGCTGTTGACCTCATGGGCCACAGTGCCTGCCAATGCTAAAATTGCCTGCAACTTACCACTTTGTAAACGTTCTTCCGCCAACAGGTACTCACTGGTAACATCTCGAATAATTTCAATTACATACAAAATATTGCCACTGTCATCATGAATGGGAAATGCTGTCCGCTCCAGCCATCGTTGTGCTTGATCCTCACCAGATGTTTGCAGAAAGGGGCGCATCTCTCTTCCCTGAAGCACCTGTTCCACCGGACTGTCTTCAGAAGTGATATCGCACAACTCGGTATAGGACCTGTCAAGTACCTCATCTTCCGGCTTGCCAACGGTTTCAAGATAGACCTGATTAGCAAGCACTATCCGCCGACTTTGATCAATAACCAACAACTGATGCTGTAAGCTGTCAATAATGTTTGCAAGAAACTCCTCATGCGCCTGCACCTGTCGCATCAACCGGGTAATTTTTTGGTAGCTGCGCGCTTTACGTATGGCCGACCCTCCAACCTCTGCCAAAGTAACGGCAAACCTGACCGCAGAATCTGTAAAAACACGTGGCCTGTCACTGAGAATACGCAGGGCACCGATGACCTCACCATTGACTTTTACGG
It includes:
- the rpmF gene encoding 50S ribosomal protein L32, which encodes MALPKRRHSHSRTRLRRSHDALIKPGVGLCPECGEPKMRHQLCGGCGMYKGRNVIQFEEDIN
- a CDS encoding YceD family protein; amino-acid sequence: MLVRLSEIPPGGSHIEMRSVKGFDGMSEVVAMPESLHVTGMLKRKGENKAELQGRLAVILQLDCDRCLALYELKVDTALQLLFEYETDASWRLRDLEGKITAVDTIILDEPVIDLNEAVRQQLFLMVPMKKLCSEECKGICAWCGGNRNQVLCKCDREHSKSPFAILTHIKK
- a CDS encoding MlaC/ttg2D family ABC transporter substrate-binding protein, whose amino-acid sequence is MYISRIKLFIFTVCFLFIAGIFGIQTAASATPDPTEQFRPFIAKVTATLADPDLKTLSKREKSRRVISVVRERFDFREMSKRVIGQYWRDLSPSEQDEFESLFTQLLQYVYVDRIDDYSGQEVEFTQQRIKGQRAEVQTLLVDKQKTIPVAYIMTLRGNEWMAYDVIVEGVSLVRNYMEQFREILRKDGYSGLTDQLRKKIVELEQENKVS
- a CDS encoding MlaA family lipoprotein — translated: MDYLDDESYEPSSVSDPLEPVNRFFFNVNDKVYVWVLEPVSTGYSKVLPSDIRQCVSNFFYNLGEPVRAVNCLLQGRVHDAGRTLGRFVINSICGVFGLADPAAHEFKMSPVYASLGETFSVWGVGDGFYLVVPLLGPSTLRDLTGTVGDGFAMTTHTPWNDDVLTTAAAHGVRSVNYTSLHLGEYEDAKSLSFDPYIAFRNGYFQIRAKQFDHTHQ
- the mlaD gene encoding outer membrane lipid asymmetry maintenance protein MlaD, giving the protein MGSARIEILVGSFLIIGFLALGWLALQLGEVPWVTESKSYILNAEFNNISGVKVGADVQIAGVTIGKVRHLKLNEDSLAVVGMQLDRSVTVPVDSVASVKSQGIIGDKIIQITLGGDSELYKPEDTVVDTESAVDLESLISKFAFGQVDK
- a CDS encoding ABC transporter ATP-binding protein, whose translation is MNTDIREHHESAIRFVDVCKSFDTRSKRHRVLEHASFSIPKGKTTVIAGGSGQGKSVILKLILGLLRPDSGQVLVGNQDVGTMRYKALQEVRMLFGVLFQGGALFDSLTVFENIALPLRERTKLTDDEIYTKVAATLEQLELAGHEDKYPAQLSGGMKKRVGLARALQLDPKIVLFDEPTTGLDPVMTKEIYELFTTTQQHLGYTAVIVSHDIPQIFTLADQIILVNKGELDVFADATQISCSSKPEIREFARMVMGQ
- a CDS encoding MlaE family ABC transporter permease → MEVNQTHQQPAPLRFLGALGDRTLYVLTDLGRMGIFLFFALVGLLKQPFRFREMIKQLGFIGAGSVTVIFFTALSSGMVLGLQGYYSLHKFGAEGMLGSAVSLTLIMELGPVLTALMVAGRAGSAMCAEIGIMRISEQIDALECMAIDPFRYLISPKFLAALISVPLLTALFDVVGIMGGYLAGVKLMGVNSGSFFSGMEQSVTNHDIRLGVIKSFVFGLLVVWICTGRGYFVQKIRGAGFGAESVSKVTTQAVVLSSIAVLIFDYLLTAILL
- a CDS encoding PilZ domain-containing protein, which translates into the protein MTTIGALAFSPEKRRHPRVIFTRSVKVYVKDQLQGRFRARNLSLSGLYLEEACDLPTGEDLRLELYETGCKSSLILTILARTCRKDAGGAGVQFTHMEDDSFMFLQTMVLYSSDDPIGVAEHFLEDFTSKFTPAR
- a CDS encoding sulfite exporter TauE/SafE family protein; protein product: MKIEFWGQEFKVNMVVGCIGGFLIAIMSSMFGFGGGPFMVPLMTVALRLPMYLVVGSSLLAIFFNTSISTMRHYQFGNFDLYFFLAMFPAAILGGYLAPQIAKRVSPLVVKRIACIGLLLLALNLLGVY
- a CDS encoding sulfite exporter TauE/SafE family protein, translated to MKKKTGIMPWLVAAMVMFAGVNVACGVEDTSQASGQSAVLDAPTITIDKAQINNGGTIKVSGQVPAGKPVYLEVYAADHMVRANRFDADPDKETGVRPYKFYITSEMPAYYKIFVSKDLQAKIDEEAKKKNKWSYSELLKSLGAEGAYSVPAKAKIDSYQSTLMASIIGSRGDLLPALDAKENNKRSMQLVKARFRKIDNVFAAVIDLKPDGSYTADINVRKGLAPGQYKIVAVADKNAKSEAVTFENKIDFPNVYLGNAGTSLNIFYPFFLTLVVAIFGVLMGAGGGFIMNPLLLTLFPALPHTIVAGTVTPTVLFSQGSGIYNYSKIKFINWKLGCSIGAAMLLGGFIGPKLTEMITLDQFKFAFGWILIVLAVLMFWQTTPGYLAKNKKEQAILKEFKKRAEEAAQGKK